Genomic DNA from Streptomyces sp. GS7:
GATGTTCCGCCGGGCAGTGGAGGATTCACTGGCGTCCGCGCCGAAAAGAACCGTCGTCTCCACCATGACGTACTGGTCGCGCGATCTGCCCCCGCTGGTCTCCAAGGACCACCATGCGACGGCCGTCGCGATCATGCTCGCCGGTGCGGACGACACGAGCCGCGTGGCCAGTTACCACCGGCTGCGCCCGGCGTTGCGGGCCGAGGGCTTCGACATCGAGTACGCCGGGCCGGTCGCGGTGGTCGACGGGGTCGCCGAGCGGACCCTGGCGGATGTGCGGCGCGCCGAACTGATCGCGTTTCCCCTGGTGCTGGCCCTGCTCCTGCTGATCTTCCGCAGCCTGGTGGCGGCCCTGTTGCCGGTGGTCATCGGTGGGCTCAGCATCGGTATCACGCTGGGCGTCCTGGTGCTGCTGAGCGGCACGGTGGAGATCTCGTTCATCACCGTGAGCCTGGTGACCTCCCTGGGACTGGCGCTGGGAGTGGACGCCGCCCTTTTCGTCGTCGGCCGGTTCCGCGAGGAGCTCGCCGGCCGTCACAGCGTGCCGGACGCGGTCACGGCCACCTGCGCCACCGCCGGCCGCACGGTGTTCCTGTCCGGGGCCACCATGACCGGCATCGCTCTGGGATTCCTGCTCTTCCCCGTCGGTGTCATGCAGGCGTGCGGTGTCGGCGCAGCTGTCGTCATCGCCGTCAGCGCCGTCCTCAGCGTCACCGCGCTGCCCGCCGCTCTGGCCCTCCTCGGCCCGCGCGTGAACGCCGGACGGCTCCGCCGGCCACGGCGAAAGGACACGGTCCCGGCAGAGGGGCCCTGGGCCGGACTGGCTCGTGCGGTGATGGCCCGGCCAGGGCACTACGTGATCGGTACGCTGCTGGCGCTGCTGGCCCTGACCGCACCGTTCGCACATATCACCCTCGGCTTCCCCGACCAGCGGACCCTGCCCGCCGATGCGCCCGCCCGCCTGGCCTCCGACGCCCTGCGGCACGACTTCGCGCTCGGCGGGCTGGACACCGTGCAGGTGATGGTCACCGTGCCGCAGCGGCTGGACACCCGCGACGGACAGCGGACACTGACCGCCTGGGCCGGCGAACTAGTCCACCTGCCCGGCACCGGCGCCGGGCTCATCGCCGCAACGTCCCAGCACAGTGCGGTGATCTATCTGAGCCACAACGGCAGCGCCGAGGACCCGGCTACCCGCGCACTGGTGCGGCACATTCGCGCGCTACCCCCGCCGGACGGCGGCCAAGTTCTGGTGGGCGGGCTGTCGGCCATGGCCCAGGACACCCTCCAACTGCTGGGCCGCCGACTGCCGTGGGTCCTGCTGTATATCGCGGTGTTCACGTATGTGCTGCTGCTGACGACGTTGCGGTCGGTCGTCCTGCCGGCGAAGGCACTGCTCGTCAACGCGCTGTCCCTCGGAGCCTCCTTCGGCGCGCTCGTGTGGATCTTCCAGGACGGGCATCTGACCTGGCTTGTCGGCGCAAGCCGCACCGGATACATCGACGTCGCCCAACCCGTGATCATGCTGATCCTGCTGATCGGCCTCTCCATGGACTACGAGTTCTTCCTGCTGTCGCGCATCCGCGAGCAGTACGACGCCACCGGGGACAACACCGCCGCGGTCGCGACTGGGCTACAGCAGTCCGCTCCGGTCTTCACCTCAGCCGCGGCGGTAGTTATGGCCGTCAGCGCGGCCTTCACCACCAGCGGCGTAACCATGGTCAAAGAGCTGTGCGTCGGGATGTTCATCGCCATCGCGCTGGACGCCACCCTCATCCGAGCACTGCTCGTCCCGGCCACCATGCGGCTGCTGGGCCGGGCCAACTGGTGGCTGCCCGGCGCCAAGCACCGACAGTGGGGCGGACAGGAGGCACCTGCTCCCCTGAAGCGCCCGGCGAGTGCGCGTCAAAGCAGCAACCCGTGAGCCGTCTGGCCGAGCGCGATGAGAGCCGGCCTCCCGAGGTCGAAATCACCAACTGGCTGCCTGCGAAGCCTCCCCAGCGACCGCTGCCCTGCCGGTATCGATTCGCGGTGACCGCGGCACAGACGGCGGCCTGTGCCGCGCGTCCGGCCTGCTGGATCCGGCGCGAGGACATGACGACAGTCAGGCCGTGCCGGACCTGGACGGGCAGGTACCGCTGTGCTCTCTTGAAAATGACGTGAGCGGACTATGCGGCCGCACTCAGTTCGAGGATGACCTCGTAGCCGAGGGCGCCGAGTGCTTTTCGGGAAGTAAGTGCGGCAAGGCCAACACTGGCACCAAAGTGTCGTATATGCGCCGGAGATATCCCCTGGACGGCCATCCTTGCCACCTGTGATGATCCGTAAGCATTGCTCCTGTGCGGTTCCTGTGAACCGGCGGGGCAGCGCCGTACCTTTCGCACCACTTCTCAGGGGGGAACACCCATGAAGCAGTCCCGTCTGCGCGCCCGTATCGGCGCCACCGCGGCCGCCGCCGTCGTCCTGACCGGCGGCGCGGTGGCTCTGGCCGCTCCGGCCTCGGCCAAGGCCAACCTCATCGCCATCGACGGCGCCGAGTACGTGGCCAAGCCCAAGCACGTGATCATCGTCGATGTCACCTACTCCTGCGACACCGGCGAGACCCTGCGCATCGAGGGCGTGGCCACCAGCACGGTCAACAAGAAGGCCGTCGCCACCGGCACTCTCGCCAGCGGCGAGGTGACCTGCGACTTCGGCTCCCACATCGCGGAGGTGAAGCTGACCCCGAAGGCGGGGGCCGTCTTCCACAAGGGCGACAAGGTGAAGGTCGCCGTCAAGACCCTCGACGCGACGAACGACGTCTACGCCGACGCAGAGAAGTTCGCGAAGATCTGAGTGCCGGGAGCTGTCCGGGCCGGACCGACCGCCCGGACAGCCAACGCTCAGACCGCCGCACCGCCCCTACGACACCCTCGGCGCCGTCCCCCGCAGCCATGCGGCGGGCGGCGCCGAGGGCGTTCTCCCGCAGCTCGGGGCGCGCACGGCGAGCCGCTCCTCGGTGAGCTTCTTGACGGAGACGGGCGCGGCGACGGTGCCCAGCGCGGCCAGCCGCCCGGCCCAGAAGGGCTGATCGCTGAAGCCAAGGCTGCGTCCGGCTGCGGCTGCGGCTGCGGCTGCGGCTGCGGCTGCGGCTGCCAGAGCCAACCGGGCGGCCCTGATGGGGATCCTTGAAACCAAGAATCCTCATCAACGGTTCGTCGGCTTCGTGAGCCGCGGCGGAACGCGATACCGACCAGCTTCGAGCGCCGGGGTAGTCCGGCGGCTCGATGGCGAAATCGGAGAGCAGATACGTTGAAATGGCGATGGGTGGCACCTACTGCCGCTCGGCGACGAACAACCGATCCTGCTCACGGTCGTACGCCGCGGCCCTCATCACCCACGCGTACTGCCTCGACCAGCGGCCCAGCAGCGTCCGGGATTTATGCAACTCCTGTGCCACCTTCGCAACACTCCGCCCAGGACCAAGATCGCGGTACACAGCGAACGCCTCGAACGCCTGGGAAGACTCACCGTTCTGCCGCTCCCAGGTCTCCGCAGCAGTCCGGTCCCTCACCGGAAACCTTCTCTCTCCCCACGCCGCTATTCATCATGCACGAGCGACAGTCACAGCTGTCCCACGGAGCTGACCGTGCCACGGGGGCGCGGTGAGCCAGGCGCGAGGCGCGGGCTTGTGCGGCGGAGGTGTCATCGGGTACCTCGCGAGCTCTCGTTGGCGGGGGTGCCATTGCGCTCCGCGGCCTCCAGCAGGGCGAAGGTGCGGGCTGACTCTCCCCTGTCTCGCGTCCCAGCAGGAGGCAGACCAGACAGTCTCATTCGCGCGACCTATTCCGGATGCGAGATATGCCGGATTCGGTGGTGTTCTCCGGGTGGCTTGCGCTCTTCGATGCTGCGCTAAGGGACTTGTCGTCCAGTTCGTCGGCGAGGGCGCATACAGCGGCGTGTGCGCGGTCACGTTCGGGGGGGCGGGAAGAAGTCGCGGCGGCCGACGCGTCGCAGTTCGGCGCGCAGTCTGCGTACGACGGATGCGGTGTTGGCGGCGTCGGCGACCTGGGTTGCCTGGTCGATGACGGCTTGGTATTCGGCGGCGCGGGCTGCGGCCATGGTGGTGGCCAGTTCGCGCTCCTGGGCGTGGGTGGCGGGCTGGGCGATCCAGATGGCGGCGGTGCCGCCTGCCTCAATGGCCTCGTCGGCGAGCCACTCCAGCTGTTCGCGGGCGCGGGCGTCGGCGGGCAGTGCGACCAGACCGTCGGAGAGTTGGGCGACTCCCAGGCGCTTGAGCTTGCGTCAGATGGCGATGCGGGGCGAGGAGGGTTCGCGGGGCATCCGGTAGGAGAGCAGGACCCACTCGCCCGGGTCGCGGGTCGGCCGGTCAGCGGCCACAGCGTGCACCGATCCGCGCATCGGACGTTGTCCGGTCCATCGCCGCTCCCCACAGTCAACCCGCACTGGATGCAACCATGGTTTCATGCGGTTTGGGGTGCATCAAGCGGACCTGGGCGGCTGTGGAAGGGTGGGGAGGGTGATCCATGCGACGGCGCCGCCGTCGGGGTGGTTGTAGGCGCCGTACTCGCCGTTGGCGGCGCGGGCGATGGCGGCGGCGATGGCCAGTCCGAGGCCGGTGCCGGTGGTGGCGCGGGAGCGGTCGGCCTGGGTGAAGCGGTCGAAGGCATGCGGGAGGAAGTCGGGCGGGAAGCCGGGGCCGTGGTCCCGGACCTCGATGCGGACCTGCTTCTCATGCGCCGGCATTTCGTGAGCCGGCTTCTCGTAGGGGCGGGCGGTGACTTCCACGGAGCCGCGGCCGTGCTGCTGGGCGTTGTGGATCAGGTTCGTCACCGCTCGTTCCAGGCGGTCGTGCGGGACGGCGGCGGTCAGTCCGTCGGGGCAGCCGACGGTGACGGCCGTGCCGGGGGAGCCGTTCCGCAGGCGGGCGGCCACGCGGTGCAGGAGCCGGGCCAGGTCGGGCACCGCCGACCCGGCGGGGGTGGTGTCGCGGCGGTCGGTGCGGGCGAGGAGCAGCAGGTCCTCGGAGAGCTGGACGAGCCGTTCGGTCTCCTCATGGGCGGAGACGAGGGCGGCGCGCAGCTCGGCGGCTTCGCGGGGGTGGCGCAGGGCGAGTTCGATCTCCGTGCGCAGCAGGCTGAGCGGGGTGCGCAGTTCGTGGCTGGCGTCGGCGACGAAGAGCCGTTCGTGGTTGAGGGCGGTCTGGAGGCGGGTGAGCATGTCGTTGAGGGTGGTGGCGAGGCGGGCGATCTCGTCGCGGCTGGGTGGTACGTCGAGGCGGTAGCCGGGGGTGTCCTCGGTGACGGCGGCGGCCTGGGTGCGCATGCGTTCCACTGGGCGCAGGGCCGCGGCGGCCAGCAGGTAGGCGCCGATGGTGGCGAGGATGAGAACGATGGGCAGGGCGGTGAGCAGTTCGCGTACCAGGTCGTCGAGGGCTTCCTGCTGGGCCTGGTGGGCGATGCCGGTGACGGAGCCGTATTCGCTCTGGGACTCGCGGAATCGGCTGAGGGTGAGGTAGCCGGCGCCGGCCAGGACCAGGGCCATCACGGCGGCGAAGATCGCGGTGAGGCGGATGCGGAGCGGGATGCGGTTCATGACGGGCGGGTTCATGACGGGCGGTGGGTACTGGTGCGTCCGCCGTCGCGGCGGATCCGGTATCCGGCGCCGCGGACGGTCTCGACGGCCCGAGTGCCGTACGGGCGGTCGATCTTGTCGCGCAGGGCTTTGATGTGGGCGTCGACCACGTTGGAGCCGGGGCTGGTGCCCAGGTCCCAGCAGTGCTCGACGAGCACGGCGCGGGTCAGCACTGTGCCGGGACGGTGCATGAGCGCCTCCAGGAGGGCGTACTCCTTGCCGGTCAGGGGGATCTCCTTGTCGCCGCGCCGCACCGTCCGGGTGGCCGGGTCCAGTGACAGGTCGCCGGCGGTCAGCACGGTGGGGCGTTCGACGGGGCCGCGGCGGATCAGGGCCCGCAGCCGGGCCATCAGCTCGTCCAGGCTGAAGGGTTTGGTGAGGTAGTCGTCGGCACCGCCGTCCAGACCGTGCACCCGGTCGGCGACCGCGTCCTTGGCCGTGAGCATCAGCACGGGCAGCCAGATACCGCGGTGCCGGAGGGTCGCGCACACCTCGAAGCCGTCCGGGCCCGGCAGCATGACGTCCAGCACCATCGCGTCGTAGGCGGCCACATCGGTGAGGGCGAGGGCCTGCAGGCCGTCGGCGGCCACATCGACGGCATAGCCCTCCTCAGTCAGGGCCCGGCGCAGCAAGCCCCGCATCTTGGGCTCGTCCTCGACCACCAGGATCCGCATCGCACCGTCCTTCGTCCGCCGCTGCCGCGCACATCGTCGCGCCTTTCACGATCCCCGCCGCTGATGAAGGTGGCATGAAGTCACCCGAGCGGGTCGATCTTCATGTCGACTTCATCCGGGGCGGCTTCTCTGGCCACACAGACACCTTCGACTTCGACAACGATCTCGACGAGGAGTGGTCATGTCACCCCGTTCGCTCACCAAGCCGGCCGCAGGGACCACGGCCGCGCTCCTCCTGGTGACGGGCGCCGGCCTGCTGACAGGCTGCGGCACCCAGACGAGAAGCGGCGCCGCCGGCGGTACGAGTGCGGTCGCGGCGCAGGCCCCTTCCCGGAACCCCCACCTTCAGCAGCCCGTGCAGACCAAGGAGGCGGACTGGAAGCCGGTCGCCGACGCCCTCGGCCGCACCGGAACGCTGATGAAGGGCACCGTCTACCGCGTCCCGCTGCCCCGCCAGGACCTCAAGGTCACCACCGAGGGCGTCACCGTCAAGCCGGGCCTGTCCCTGGGCGGTTATGCGACGTTCGCCAAGTACAAGCACACGACGATGCTCATGGGCGACCTGGTGGTCACCGAGGACGAACTGCCCAAGGTCACCGATGCGTTGCAGGCGGCCGGCATCGAGCAGACCGCCCTGCACAAGCACCTGCTCCAGCAGTCGCCGGCGATCTGGTGGACGCACGTCCACGCCATGGGCGACCCGGTGAAACTCGCCAGGGGCCTCAAGTCCGCCCTCGCCGCGACCTCCCTCCCGCCCGCCTCGCCGCCCCCGTCCACGCAGCCGCCCATTGCCCTGGACACCGCCGGCATCGACAAGGCACTCGGCCGCAAGGGCACTGCCGACGGCGGCATCTACAAGTTCACCGTCGCCCGCAGGAACACCATCGACGACGGGGAGCACGTGCTCCCGCCCGCCCTCGGCCTGACCACCGGCATCAACTTCCAGCCCCTGGGCGGCGACAAGGCCGCCATCAACGGCGACTTCGTCATGACCGCCCCCGAGGTGCAGAAGGTCATCCAGGCGCTCCGCAAGGGCAACATCGACATCGTCGAGCTCCACAACCACTCCCTGGACGAGCACCCGCGCCTGTTCTACCTGCACTTCTGGGCCACCGCCGACGGAGTCACCCTGGCCAAGGCACTGCGCCCGGCCCTGGACACGACCGCGCCGGCGCCCGCGTCGTGATCGGCTGAGGTCGGATCGGATGCGGTGCGACGCTGTCGGCGTTGCCATCCGCGTATCCCTCGCCGTATGCCTCGTCGTCGCTGTACTGGACGACCCGGCCGTCCCGCCGCCGCTCGCCCCCCGTGGGCAGTGGCGGGCCGCCCTCACCGCTTCACCGCCGACCCCGGAAAGCCCGCACATGATCCGTCGTCTCAGCCCCCGCGCTCTACTGGCCCTGATCGTGGGCCTGGTCCTCGCTGGCGTTGCCGTCGTGGCCGTCGTACTGCTCACCCGCGGCGGCGGCCAGCCGCCCAGGGTGGCACTGCCACTCCGCGGCGAAGGAGATCGCCCTGCCGGGGGACAGCTCCCGCTTCGACTACGCGAGCCTCGATCCCGACCGCGGGCTGCTGTTCATCGCCCACCTCGGCGCGAGCCAGGTCATCGAGGTGGACGTTCACAAGGGCCGCGTCGTACGGATCATCGACGGCCTGTCCGGCGTCCACGGCGTGCTGGTCGTCCCCGCCCTGCATCGGGTGTACGCCACCGCCACCGACGCCAACCAGGTGGTCGCCATCGACGAGGCCACGGGCACCGTCCTGCACCGCAGCCCCACCGGCGACTACCCCGACGGGCTGGCCTACGACCCGGTACACGGCACGGTGTGGACCACCAACGAATCCGGTGGCTCGGAGACCGTCGTCGACGCCGCCACCGGAGCGACCCGCGGCAACGTCCCCCTTGGCGGAGAGGCCGGCAACGTCGCCTACGACCCCACCACCCGGCAGATGCTGGTCGACGTCCAGACCGGCAACGAACTTGCCGTCATCGACCCGACCACCCTCCACATCACCCGCCGCGTCCCCCTGCCCGGCTGCGACCACGACCACGGACTGATCCTCGCCCCCACCAACCGGCTGGCCTTTATCGCCTGCGACGGCAACGCCCGCCTGCTCACCGTCGACCTGACCACCTGGCACATCACCGGAACCGACCAGGTCGGCGACGATCCCGACGTACTCGCCTACGACCCCGCCGCCCGCCACCTCTTCGTGGCCGCCGAGTCCGGGTGGGTCACCACCGCCGACAACCACGACCGGCACCTCACCATCACCGGCCGCGCCCACCTCGCCGACGGCGCCCACGTGGTCGCCGTCGACCCCACCACCCACCTCAGCTACTACCCCATCCCGCACGGCCCCGGCGGACACCCCGCACTCCTCGTATACCGACCCGGACCGTGACCCCCGGACACCACTCATCACAGTGGCGCGGGATCGAATTCCTGAACGAGGGACTTCGGGCGTGCCGGGTGGTGTCGCCCTCGCAGGTCAGCACCACCCGGCCTCTCGACGTCCCGCATGGCAACCCCTGGTGCATGATCCCTTCCCAGGCCGCTGGCAGCCGCCGAAAACGCCGGGGTGCTCATGATGTGCCAGCCAAGTGGAGGCGGTGAAGCGCGCTGCCGAACCCTCGCTGTTCGGCGGATGCTGAGAAGGATAAGCACTTGACTTCATCGAGACCGCTTAGCTGTCCGTGTCCGACGGATTGTGTGCCGGGTCGCTGTGCCGGGTGCGACTTTCGTCGTCGGCCGTCGCGACCAATGGCCGGTGCCGTGTCCGGCTGAGGGGCCTAACGTGGCGGCGTGAATCGTGTGGAATCTACGGCCCCTGCTGCATCGGCTCGCCAGGCACTGGCGGCGAGGCTGCGTTCGGCGCCCCGCCGGCTGGCCGCCCCGGGCAGGGCTCTCTTCGCCCCCGGGATGTGGCCTCCCCGGCGCATCGTGGGCGAATCGCTGCTGAGCGTGGTGTTCGGGCTGCTGGGAGCAGGTGTCGAGGCCCTGGGCCACGGCGGCATGGTCCAGATCGTCGCCGTCGGGCTGGCGGCCGGACTGCTGTCCCCTTGGCGCCGGGTGTTGCCTGCGACGGTGCTGCTGGTGACCGCCGCCGGTTCCGTCCCGTTCGACGGTTTCACCCTGCTGGTCCTCGTCACCGCCTGGTCAGCGGGGCGGCGGATCGACGGGGTCGGCAAAGCGGTCGGCACCTTCGGCCTCGTCTACGTCCTCACCCTCGGCCTGGCGGTCGTGCAGGAGCTGCCTCGCTTTTCACTGTCGCACTTGCTCGTCGGCGCCCTCTGGCTGCTGGTCGCGATCATCGTGCCCGGCCTCGCCGGCCGCTACTGGTCGCAGCGCCGTACGCTGACCGACACGCTCCGGGAGTACAGCGCCCAGTTGCTGCGCGAGCGCGCGATGATCGCCGGACAGGCCCGGATGCGGGAGCGTCAGCGCATCGCGCAGGACATGCACGACAGCCTCGGGCATCAGCTGGCGCTGATCGCGGTGCACACGGGTGCGCTGGAGGTGGACCGTGAGCTGACCGGGCGGCAGCGGGAGGCGGTGGGGGTGCTGCGCGAGGCGTCGGTGGCCGCGATGCACGAGCTGCGCGAAGTGGTGGGGGTGCTGCGGGACGGCACGCCGGCTCCCGGCCAGGGGGACACCGCCCCGGGCCTCGGGGCCGCGGGAGCGGAAGACGTCACGGCGCCGTCGCGCGGGGTGGCCGGCATCGAGGGCCTGATGGAAGCGTCCCGGAGCGCGGGTACGGACGTGGAGCTGCGGTGCTTCGGCGAGCCGCGCCCGCTCCCTGCGACCGCCGATCACGCGGCGTACCGCATCGCGCAGGAGGGTCTGACCAACGCCCACAAGCACGCCCCGGGCGCCGCAATCACCATCGAGTTGCGGTATGAGCCGGACTCGCTGGTGGTGGAGGTCGCGAACGGCCCCGCACCGGAGACCGCGGGCACCGGCCGGAGCGTGGTGAGCGGCGGTCAGGGGCTGACCGGGCTCGGTGAGCGGGCCCGGCTCGTCGGGGGCATGGTGCACGCGGGCCCGACGGCGGACGGCGGTTTCCGGCTGGCGGGCGTGCTGCCGTACACCTCCCCGGAGGGCGGTATCCCGAGCCCGGTGCTGGGCGATGCGGCGACGACGTTCGTTGATCCCACAGGCGACTTTCGGCAGCAGATTCCGGCGGGCCCCCTGGGCGAGGGTGATCCCGTCATGGACGGGATCGGTCTGCCGAAGGAGCTGGCCAAGGCGATGAGCAGGAACAAGACAAGCAGCGGCATAGCCATCGGCTGCGGGGTGGCGGCACTGATCGCCCTGCTGCTGGTGATCGCCGCGGTCGTCGGGGGAATCTTCCTGATGGGCGAGACGGACAAGGCCATGATCGAGCCGAAGCAGTACAAGGCGGTGAAGGTGGGCCAGTCCGAGGCGGAGGTCCGCAAGCAGTTGCCCCAGGGGGACTCCTTCCTGACCGACGACCTGGACAAGGGTGCGCCGCCCGTGCCCGAGGGGGCGAAGTGCCTCAGCCTGAATTCCACGGAGTCCGGCAGCAGTTGGCGCAAGGAGCCGGTCTTCCGGTTCTGCTTCAAGGACGGCACCTTGATCGAGAAGAAGTCCTTCGAGGTCAGGAACTGAGGAGGACCGGCGCCGTGCAGTCCCGGGCGCTCGGTCGGGGATGATCCAGTGGCCGCAGATATGACCGCTCAAGACCGCGCAGGAGAGTCGTGATCAGGGTTCTCGTCACGGATGACGAGCCGCTCATCCGGGCGGGCATCAGGATGATTCTCTCCTCCGCCGACGACATCGACGTCGTCGCGGAGGCGGCCAACGGCCGTGAGGCGGTCGAACTGGCCCGGACCCGGCGCGTGGATGTCGTGCTGCTCGACATCCAGATGCCGGTCATGGACGGGCTGACGGCCCTGGCCGAGCTGCATCGGACCCTCCCCGATACGCGGGTGCTGATCCTGACGACGTTCGGGGAGCAGCAGAACGTGCTGCGCGCCCTGACCGGGGGCAGTGCGGGCTTTCTGCTCAAGGACTCGGCGCCCGCGGAACTCATGCGTGCGGTACGGGCTGCCGCGGCCGGAGACGCGTACTTGTCGCCGGGCGCCACCCGCCATGTCGTGGACTCGTTGGCGTCCGGCCAGAGCGCGCACCGAGCCGAGCAGGCCCGCCGCCGGCTGGATACGCTGACGGACCGCGAGCTGGAAGTCCTGGCGCTGCTGGGTGAGGGCCTGTCCAACGCGGACGCCGGCCAGCGGATCCATATGAGCGAGGCCACGGTCAAGACGTATGTGAGCCGGATCCTGGCCAAGCTGGACTGCGAGAACCGGGTGCAGGCCGCACTTCTGGCACGAGACGCCGGTCTGGGGACCTGACCGCACCACTCGATGACGTCGACACAGAACCCGCCGCGGGCGGCTCCCGGCCTGTGACCTTCATGCCGGCTGCGTTCGCCTACGGCTCCGACCCGGGGTGACGGCCATTCAGCCGGCGGGCAGAGCCGGTACTGCCCGACGACTCCGGGCGTCCACCTTGCCGTGCGTCCACCGTGCCTTGGCCGTCGAAGGTTCACGTGAACACCACACAACACTAGGGACAGTTATGTCTAGATTCCTCACTATCCGCGCCACCTCGCTGCTCTCCGCCTCCCTGCTGCTCGCCGTCGGCGCCACCGCCTGCAGCGGCGACAAGGACGGCACCGGCCTCCAAACGTCCTCTGCGTTGGCGGCCACCGTGCTGCCCACCTCGCTCACCTCCCAGAAGCTCAACTGGCAGCCCTGCCCCGCGCCGTCCACCGCCCAGGGCGGCGACGGCAAGGCACCCGGCAAACTGCCGGACGGCACGGCATGGGAGTGCACGTCCCTGAAGGCGCCCCTGGATTACGCCAAGCCCGACGGCGACACCATCGACCTCGCGATGGTCCGCGCCAAGGCCAAGGGCGGCGGCAAGCGGATCGGCTCGCTGGTCTTCAACTTCGGCGGCCCGGGCGGATCGGGCGTGGCCACTCTGCCGGGCTACGACGCTGCCCGGTCCCTGCGCTCGCGTTACGACCTGGTCAGCTTCGACCCGCGCGGTGTCGGAAACAGCGCGGGCGTGACGTGCCTGAGCGACAAGGAGACCGACGAGCAGCGCGCCAGGAACCACAACCTGGCCGAGACAGCCGAGGAGAACAAGAAGACCGCGGCGGCCTGCGCGAAGAACTCCGGGAAGGTGCTACCGCACGTCGATACCGAGAGCGCCGCCCGCGACATGGACCTGATACGCCAAGTCCTGGGCGACGCCAAGCTCAACTACTTCGGGATC
This window encodes:
- a CDS encoding MMPL family transporter, whose amino-acid sequence is MTLGRAAARRSWVFLVVPLVLAVLAAVAASGIHDRLSYGGIIAQDAESNRAAVAVRERIGRGGADVVAIYRNPHHTVDEPMFRRAVEDSLASAPKRTVVSTMTYWSRDLPPLVSKDHHATAVAIMLAGADDTSRVASYHRLRPALRAEGFDIEYAGPVAVVDGVAERTLADVRRAELIAFPLVLALLLLIFRSLVAALLPVVIGGLSIGITLGVLVLLSGTVEISFITVSLVTSLGLALGVDAALFVVGRFREELAGRHSVPDAVTATCATAGRTVFLSGATMTGIALGFLLFPVGVMQACGVGAAVVIAVSAVLSVTALPAALALLGPRVNAGRLRRPRRKDTVPAEGPWAGLARAVMARPGHYVIGTLLALLALTAPFAHITLGFPDQRTLPADAPARLASDALRHDFALGGLDTVQVMVTVPQRLDTRDGQRTLTAWAGELVHLPGTGAGLIAATSQHSAVIYLSHNGSAEDPATRALVRHIRALPPPDGGQVLVGGLSAMAQDTLQLLGRRLPWVLLYIAVFTYVLLLTTLRSVVLPAKALLVNALSLGASFGALVWIFQDGHLTWLVGASRTGYIDVAQPVIMLILLIGLSMDYEFFLLSRIREQYDATGDNTAAVATGLQQSAPVFTSAAAVVMAVSAAFTTSGVTMVKELCVGMFIAIALDATLIRALLVPATMRLLGRANWWLPGAKHRQWGGQEAPAPLKRPASARQSSNP
- a CDS encoding sensor histidine kinase; its protein translation is MNPPVMNRIPLRIRLTAIFAAVMALVLAGAGYLTLSRFRESQSEYGSVTGIAHQAQQEALDDLVRELLTALPIVLILATIGAYLLAAAALRPVERMRTQAAAVTEDTPGYRLDVPPSRDEIARLATTLNDMLTRLQTALNHERLFVADASHELRTPLSLLRTEIELALRHPREAAELRAALVSAHEETERLVQLSEDLLLLARTDRRDTTPAGSAVPDLARLLHRVAARLRNGSPGTAVTVGCPDGLTAAVPHDRLERAVTNLIHNAQQHGRGSVEVTARPYEKPAHEMPAHEKQVRIEVRDHGPGFPPDFLPHAFDRFTQADRSRATTGTGLGLAIAAAIARAANGEYGAYNHPDGGAVAWITLPTLPQPPRSA
- a CDS encoding response regulator transcription factor; translated protein: MRILVVEDEPKMRGLLRRALTEEGYAVDVAADGLQALALTDVAAYDAMVLDVMLPGPDGFEVCATLRHRGIWLPVLMLTAKDAVADRVHGLDGGADDYLTKPFSLDELMARLRALIRRGPVERPTVLTAGDLSLDPATRTVRRGDKEIPLTGKEYALLEALMHRPGTVLTRAVLVEHCWDLGTSPGSNVVDAHIKALRDKIDRPYGTRAVETVRGAGYRIRRDGGRTSTHRPS
- a CDS encoding DUF1259 domain-containing protein; translation: MSPRSLTKPAAGTTAALLLVTGAGLLTGCGTQTRSGAAGGTSAVAAQAPSRNPHLQQPVQTKEADWKPVADALGRTGTLMKGTVYRVPLPRQDLKVTTEGVTVKPGLSLGGYATFAKYKHTTMLMGDLVVTEDELPKVTDALQAAGIEQTALHKHLLQQSPAIWWTHVHAMGDPVKLARGLKSALAATSLPPASPPPSTQPPIALDTAGIDKALGRKGTADGGIYKFTVARRNTIDDGEHVLPPALGLTTGINFQPLGGDKAAINGDFVMTAPEVQKVIQALRKGNIDIVELHNHSLDEHPRLFYLHFWATADGVTLAKALRPALDTTAPAPAS
- a CDS encoding YncE family protein, with the translated sequence MPSWPSYCSPAAAASRPGWHCHSAAKEIALPGDSSRFDYASLDPDRGLLFIAHLGASQVIEVDVHKGRVVRIIDGLSGVHGVLVVPALHRVYATATDANQVVAIDEATGTVLHRSPTGDYPDGLAYDPVHGTVWTTNESGGSETVVDAATGATRGNVPLGGEAGNVAYDPTTRQMLVDVQTGNELAVIDPTTLHITRRVPLPGCDHDHGLILAPTNRLAFIACDGNARLLTVDLTTWHITGTDQVGDDPDVLAYDPAARHLFVAAESGWVTTADNHDRHLTITGRAHLADGAHVVAVDPTTHLSYYPIPHGPGGHPALLVYRPGP
- a CDS encoding sensor histidine kinase: MWPPRRIVGESLLSVVFGLLGAGVEALGHGGMVQIVAVGLAAGLLSPWRRVLPATVLLVTAAGSVPFDGFTLLVLVTAWSAGRRIDGVGKAVGTFGLVYVLTLGLAVVQELPRFSLSHLLVGALWLLVAIIVPGLAGRYWSQRRTLTDTLREYSAQLLRERAMIAGQARMRERQRIAQDMHDSLGHQLALIAVHTGALEVDRELTGRQREAVGVLREASVAAMHELREVVGVLRDGTPAPGQGDTAPGLGAAGAEDVTAPSRGVAGIEGLMEASRSAGTDVELRCFGEPRPLPATADHAAYRIAQEGLTNAHKHAPGAAITIELRYEPDSLVVEVANGPAPETAGTGRSVVSGGQGLTGLGERARLVGGMVHAGPTADGGFRLAGVLPYTSPEGGIPSPVLGDAATTFVDPTGDFRQQIPAGPLGEGDPVMDGIGLPKELAKAMSRNKTSSGIAIGCGVAALIALLLVIAAVVGGIFLMGETDKAMIEPKQYKAVKVGQSEAEVRKQLPQGDSFLTDDLDKGAPPVPEGAKCLSLNSTESGSSWRKEPVFRFCFKDGTLIEKKSFEVRN
- a CDS encoding response regulator transcription factor: MIRVLVTDDEPLIRAGIRMILSSADDIDVVAEAANGREAVELARTRRVDVVLLDIQMPVMDGLTALAELHRTLPDTRVLILTTFGEQQNVLRALTGGSAGFLLKDSAPAELMRAVRAAAAGDAYLSPGATRHVVDSLASGQSAHRAEQARRRLDTLTDRELEVLALLGEGLSNADAGQRIHMSEATVKTYVSRILAKLDCENRVQAALLARDAGLGT